A part of Pirellulales bacterium genomic DNA contains:
- the ettA gene encoding energy-dependent translational throttle protein EttA, giving the protein MSEKYIYTVADLTKKHGPKEVLKNIWLSFYPGAKIGVLGKNGAGKSTLLRIMAGQDKNFDGEARLAEGYTVGYLSQEPQLNPAKTVQGNVDEAVAHLRAILTRFDEINACLGEPMEPDEMEKLLAEQAKVQDQIDLHNVWELDRQIEIAMDAVNLPPGDADVTKLSGGERRRVALCKILLEKPDLLLLDEPTNHLDAESVQWLERHLAEYTGTVVAVTHDRYFLDNVAKWILELDRGRGIPWEGNYSSWLEQKQARLAVEEKQATARQKTLQRELEWIRLAPRARQAKSKARLSAYEQLSKERFEEREQEFEIQIPPGKHLGSLVVEMKNVNKGYGDNLLMDNLSFRLPPGGIVGVIGPNGAGKTTLFRLITGEEQPDKGEVKIGDSVELGYVDQNRDALKADNTVYQEISGGTDLLEMGGRKINSRAYLARFNFTGPDQQKKVGDLSGGERNRVHLAKLLRRGCNLLLLDEPTNDLDVDTLRALEEAIVNFAGCVVVISHDRWFLDRIATHIISFEGDGYVYICDGNFAAYEEERKRRMGMEADQPHRFKYKKLVH; this is encoded by the coding sequence ATGTCCGAAAAATACATCTATACCGTCGCCGACCTCACAAAAAAACACGGCCCCAAGGAAGTGCTCAAAAACATTTGGCTTTCTTTCTACCCCGGCGCAAAAATCGGCGTGCTGGGTAAAAACGGGGCCGGCAAAAGCACGCTGCTGCGGATCATGGCGGGCCAGGATAAAAACTTTGACGGCGAAGCCCGGCTGGCCGAGGGCTACACCGTCGGTTACTTGTCGCAGGAGCCGCAGCTCAACCCCGCCAAAACCGTGCAGGGCAATGTCGATGAAGCGGTGGCTCACCTCCGCGCCATTCTCACTCGCTTCGACGAAATCAACGCCTGCCTGGGCGAGCCGATGGAGCCGGACGAAATGGAAAAGCTCCTGGCCGAGCAAGCCAAGGTGCAAGATCAAATCGATCTGCACAACGTTTGGGAGCTGGACCGCCAAATCGAAATTGCCATGGATGCCGTCAACCTGCCGCCGGGCGATGCCGATGTCACCAAGCTTTCCGGCGGCGAGCGGCGCCGAGTGGCCCTGTGCAAAATTCTGCTGGAAAAGCCAGATCTCTTGTTGCTCGACGAGCCCACCAATCACCTCGATGCCGAAAGCGTGCAGTGGCTGGAGCGGCATCTGGCAGAGTACACCGGCACGGTCGTCGCCGTCACGCATGATCGCTATTTTTTAGATAACGTCGCCAAATGGATTTTGGAGCTCGATCGTGGCCGCGGCATTCCCTGGGAAGGCAACTACTCCTCCTGGCTGGAGCAAAAGCAGGCCCGCCTGGCCGTGGAAGAAAAACAGGCCACGGCCCGCCAAAAAACTTTGCAGCGCGAACTGGAATGGATTCGCCTCGCCCCCCGCGCCCGGCAAGCCAAAAGCAAAGCCCGCTTAAGCGCCTACGAGCAACTTTCCAAGGAACGCTTCGAGGAGCGCGAGCAGGAATTCGAAATCCAAATTCCGCCGGGCAAGCACCTCGGCTCGCTGGTGGTGGAAATGAAAAACGTCAACAAAGGCTACGGCGACAATCTGCTGATGGATAACCTCAGCTTCCGCCTGCCGCCGGGCGGAATTGTCGGCGTCATCGGTCCCAACGGAGCGGGCAAAACCACGTTGTTCCGCCTCATCACCGGCGAGGAACAGCCCGACAAGGGGGAAGTCAAAATCGGCGACAGCGTGGAGCTGGGCTACGTCGATCAAAATCGTGATGCCCTGAAGGCCGACAACACGGTGTACCAAGAAATTTCCGGCGGCACCGATCTGTTGGAAATGGGAGGCCGCAAAATCAACTCCCGCGCTTACCTGGCCCGCTTCAATTTCACCGGCCCCGATCAGCAAAAAAAAGTGGGCGATCTCTCCGGCGGGGAGCGCAACCGCGTGCACCTGGCCAAGCTGCTTCGCCGCGGCTGCAATCTGCTGCTACTGGATGAGCCGACGAACGATTTGGATGTCGATACCCTGCGGGCACTCGAAGAAGCGATTGTGAATTTCGCCGGCTGCGTGGTGGTCATCAGCCACGACCGTTGGTTCTTAGACCGCATTGCCACGCACATTATTTCCTTCGAAGGCGACGGCTACGTCTACATCTGCGACGGCAACTTCGCCGCCTACGAAGAAGAACGCAAACGCCGCATGGGCATGGAAGCCGACCAACCGCATCGGTTTAAATACAAGAAGCTGGTGCACTAG